Below is a genomic region from Leptolyngbyaceae cyanobacterium.
TAAATATTCTGTATTTTTTGTTGCAGTAGCGATGAGTGGCTGTTCGCCGATCGCTAGTCTTTCATCACCGATCGCATTTGTAACGAGGAGAAAACCGTGCATCCAAACCAGCAAACTACGACCGATAAAAAGCAATTTTGGACATTTTTGCAGCTTTTTGGCTTAGTGAAACGCCATCCTTTAATGATTTCCCGTTGGGTTTTACGTTGGGCAATTCTCGGTACTGTTTGCGGTTTATTTGCGGCTTTGTACTGGAACATTCTAGAAATGATGATTCATGCCCTCAGTAATATTCAAGGGCTGAGTTTACTAATTGTCATGCCTTCTCTTGGATTGTTTGTCGGTTTGGTGATTCATTATCTAGGAAATCCCGGTGAAATTGGCGTTATTCTCGATAATATTCATTTGCGAGGCGGACGCTTAAATCCTCGTCAAAATCTGCCCATGATTTTGGCTTCATTAGCTAGTATATCCGCTGGCGGTAGTGCTGGGCCAGAAGCACCTTTAGTACAAGTAACTGGTTCCTTCGGTACGCGCTTTGCAGATTATTTGAAACTGCAAGGGGAAGACCTCAGAACGATGAGTTTGGCGGGGATGGCAGCGGGTTTTACTGCTTTGTTCGGTGCGCCCCTTGGCGGTGCGATGTTTGCTTTAGAAATTCTACATCACCAACATATTATCGAGTACTACGAAGCACTCATGCCAGCGATCGTTTCCAGTTGCGCTGCTTATCTAGTTTTTGCAGCAATCACTCGTTTGGGAATCGCACCAACTTGGCATTTTCCTCAAAATGGTTTAGATAATATTGATGATTTTGCCTTAGCGATTTTTTATGGAATAATTGGTGCAGGGGCAGGATGGGTTTTTATGACGATTTTTCGCGGATGCGATCGCGCTTTTGCCAAACTTCCCGGCCCGATTTATTTTCGCACTACAATTGCTGGGTTAGGATTGGCTATTTTAGCAATTTTATTTCCCCTCACTCGTTATTTCGGACATGAAGAATTAGAAATCGTCATCGAGCATAATTCTACTGCCATTTTCTTATTTTCTTTAGCTTTGGCAAAAATGGCATCGATTAGCGTTACCGTGACGGGCGGATGGCGCGGTGGATTTATCATTCCCCTATTTTTTACTGGGGCTTGTCTTGGCAAAGCGATCGCCCTTTCCATTCCCGGCTTAAATCCAGCCTTAGCAATGATTTGTACGATGGCTGCCCTCAACTCAGCCGTTACTCGTACCCCAGTTAGTACCACTTTATTACTGACAAAATTAACTAATTTCAGTCCGTTAACGCCGATCCTTTTTGCGAGTTTAATCGGATTCTTTCTCGCTCCCAAAGTACCCTTCATTCACTCTCAATTGAAAGCCCAGAAATCCACGGGAGGCAACTCATTGCCTCCCAAATTATCACCAAATTAAAACTTGGCTAACCAATCAGTTTAATACCTTAAATCTCGGAATTTATCACCCTTTCTACCAATTACCTAAATAACACTTACCCCTCCTTTCACCCCGCCTCTCTTGCTTTCTTACATCCCTACTTGTCGGCGGGGAAATTTTTCATTTCAAAATGCCTTCTTCCACGCCCTAAAAAAGACAAAATGTGATACAATTTTAATGATATTTGACAATTCTTTAAAGTCAGGGTCGCAAATTTTTTTCTTATTTACATTTTAGCGGCTCAAATCTCTCATTTTTGGAGTTTTTCACTGTATGACCACTTCCCAGGAGCGGATTATACCGACGGATTTAGGGAACGAGATGTCCCGATCGTACCTGGAATACGCCATGAGCGTGATTGTAGGTCGGGCACTCCCAGATGCCAGGGATGGTCTGAAACCCGTCCACCGTCGCATTCTCTACGCGATGCACGAGTTAGGACTAATGCCAGACCGACCTTTTCGGAAATGCGCCCGCGTGGTAGGGGAAGTGTTGGGTAAGTATCACCCCCACGGGGATACGGCAGTATACGACGCCCTGGTGCGGATGGCCCAGGATTTCTCCATGCGATCGCCCTTGATCAACGGACACGGTAACTTCGGTTCCGTCGATAACGACCCCCCAGCGGCGATGCGTTACACCGAATGTCGCCTGCACGCATTGACGACAGAAGCAATGTTGCGGGATATCGAAGCAGAAACCGTTGATTTTGGCGATAACTTTGACGGTTCCCAGCAAGAACCCCTCGTTTTACCCGCGAGAGTTCCCCAGCTATTGCTGAACGGTTCCTCCGGGATCGCCGTGGGAATGGCAACCAACATCCCGCCTCACAATTTGGGAGAACTGATTGACGGTTTGGTAGCGCTGATCCAAGACCCGGAAATTACTGATATCCAATTGATCAAATATATACCCGGCCCTGACTTCCCCACGGGCGGGCAAATCTTGGGAACCACCAGTATTAAAGAAGCTTACACCACCGGGCGCGGTTCGATTACCATGCGGGGCGTAGCAAGAATTGAAACCGTCGAACAGCGAGGTCGTCCCGATCGGGAAGCCATTATCGTCACCGAGTTACCATACCAAACCAATAAGGCAGCTTTAATCGAAAAAATTGCCGAACTAGTTAACGACAAACGGTTAGAAGGAATCGCCGATATTCGGGATGAAAGCGATCGCGATGGAATGCGAATCGTGATCGAACTAAAACGCGATGCTTATCCGAGAGTTGTCCTGAATAACCTTTACAAACAAACGCCATTACAAGCAAACTTCGGGGCAAATATGCTAGCCCTGGTGAATGGCGAACCGCAACTTTTAACTCTCAAACAATTCCTCAGCGTTTTCCTCGATTTCCGCATTGAATGCGTTACCCGTCGCACTCAATACGAACTAAGAAAAGCCGAAGAAAGAGACCATTTATTGCAAGGGTTATTGATTGCGCTGGCTAATTTAAGTGCCATCATCGAATTGATCCG
It encodes:
- a CDS encoding chloride channel protein → MHPNQQTTTDKKQFWTFLQLFGLVKRHPLMISRWVLRWAILGTVCGLFAALYWNILEMMIHALSNIQGLSLLIVMPSLGLFVGLVIHYLGNPGEIGVILDNIHLRGGRLNPRQNLPMILASLASISAGGSAGPEAPLVQVTGSFGTRFADYLKLQGEDLRTMSLAGMAAGFTALFGAPLGGAMFALEILHHQHIIEYYEALMPAIVSSCAAYLVFAAITRLGIAPTWHFPQNGLDNIDDFALAIFYGIIGAGAGWVFMTIFRGCDRAFAKLPGPIYFRTTIAGLGLAILAILFPLTRYFGHEELEIVIEHNSTAIFLFSLALAKMASISVTVTGGWRGGFIIPLFFTGACLGKAIALSIPGLNPALAMICTMAALNSAVTRTPVSTTLLLTKLTNFSPLTPILFASLIGFFLAPKVPFIHSQLKAQKSTGGNSLPPKLSPN